The Streptomyces sp. Je 1-332 genome has a window encoding:
- a CDS encoding serine hydrolase domain-containing protein, with amino-acid sequence MTPPRAPWPGEQIKATDDGPPPEHPPAEAPSDDETVSRRLDEAIAAVEAPDVVFALSREGRRTVRCGGTQPPPPVPRDRLRYEIGSASKTFTALLLAHLTRSGVLCGGEPALSFLAPARATGTDPITLAHLITHTSGLPSLPLDFYPRALPTWRTEPYAGYQDRHVIDAFVRRRPLRRPGTRWHYSNFGVAALGHALAAATATPWDDLLTQQVLRPMRLDGTALRPAGPDTDATGHRKDGITPTPPLTIGGFEAAGAVRATPHDLLTFLEAHLDPTGHPLAAALRTASRPVLRRGWGHRHTHTMSWFQHPSQHGPLYFHCGATLGQQAFLGYRPDTATALAAVCTRRYRARETFVTTAYALLTQD; translated from the coding sequence ATGACACCCCCACGCGCACCCTGGCCGGGCGAGCAGATCAAGGCCACCGACGACGGGCCCCCGCCCGAGCACCCCCCGGCCGAGGCCCCGTCGGACGACGAGACGGTGAGCCGACGGCTGGATGAGGCCATCGCCGCGGTGGAAGCGCCCGACGTCGTCTTCGCGCTGTCCCGGGAAGGCCGCCGCACGGTGCGCTGCGGCGGTACACAGCCGCCGCCCCCCGTTCCCCGTGACCGGCTGCGTTACGAGATCGGCTCGGCCTCCAAGACGTTCACCGCTCTGCTGCTGGCGCACCTGACTCGATCCGGCGTGCTCTGCGGGGGCGAGCCGGCCCTTTCCTTCCTCGCTCCGGCGCGGGCCACCGGCACAGACCCCATCACCCTCGCCCACCTGATCACCCACACCTCCGGACTGCCCTCCCTGCCCCTGGACTTCTACCCCCGGGCCCTGCCCACCTGGCGCACCGAGCCCTATGCCGGCTACCAGGACCGGCACGTCATCGACGCCTTCGTACGCCGCCGGCCGCTCCGGCGGCCCGGCACCCGCTGGCACTACTCCAACTTCGGTGTCGCCGCGCTCGGTCACGCCTTGGCCGCCGCCACCGCCACCCCCTGGGACGACCTGCTCACCCAACAGGTCCTGCGGCCAATGCGGTTGGACGGCACGGCCCTGCGCCCCGCCGGCCCGGACACGGACGCCACCGGCCACCGCAAGGACGGCATCACGCCCACGCCACCACTGACCATCGGCGGCTTCGAGGCGGCTGGCGCGGTCCGCGCGACCCCGCACGACCTGCTGACCTTCCTCGAAGCCCACCTCGACCCGACGGGCCACCCCTTGGCCGCAGCCCTGCGGACAGCGAGTCGCCCGGTCCTGCGGCGCGGCTGGGGGCACCGGCACACGCACACCATGTCCTGGTTCCAGCACCCCTCCCAGCACGGCCCCCTCTACTTCCACTGCGGAGCCACGCTCGGCCAACAGGCGTTCCTGGGCTACCGGCCTGACACCGCGACGGCCTTGGCCGCCGTCTGCACCCGCCGCTACCGCGCCCGCGAAACGTTCGTCACCACCGCGTACGCCCTGCTCACTCAGGACTGA
- a CDS encoding carbohydrate-binding protein — MADRRADRPGQPARPARRAWLVVSVLGAFVLTGLPVAAAAVVPPTPTPPVPAPQSSAAPAPPSAAQTLAADKPPKVLLRALQRDLGLSGEQARTRLVNEAEAGTRAGRLQNTLGKNFAGAWVQGTTSARLVVATTKATDVAAIKAEGAQAKVVKHGLQDLEALTAKLDAAAVTGGGLDTPVRYVDVRANKATVQATSSTAADKLIAAAGVDRRLLDVRVSADRPRALHDVRGGDAYYIDEKARCSVGFSVTKGAKQGFASAGHCGKPGAKTTGFNKVAQGAFEASVFPVKDMSWVGVNDQWTATPRVKSEGTADVQVAGSVQALVGAAICRSGSTTGWHCGTIEQHGTSVSYAEGVIKGVTRTTVCAEPGDSGGSYLSGAQAQGITSGGSGDCKSGGVTFHQPLNPLLNEFGLTLKAAPTQRDTNPQDASGSWGTGKVYQTGARVTYDGVSYVCLQPHQSQGVWQPARTPALWQRI, encoded by the coding sequence ATGGCTGACAGACGCGCCGACCGACCCGGCCAACCCGCCCGACCTGCCCGGCGCGCGTGGCTCGTGGTGAGTGTGCTGGGTGCCTTCGTGTTGACGGGGCTGCCGGTGGCCGCCGCGGCTGTCGTGCCGCCCACGCCCACCCCGCCTGTACCGGCGCCGCAGTCGTCCGCGGCGCCTGCGCCCCCGTCGGCCGCGCAGACGCTGGCCGCCGACAAGCCGCCGAAGGTTCTGCTGCGGGCGCTGCAGCGTGATCTGGGCCTGTCGGGCGAGCAGGCTCGGACCCGGTTGGTCAATGAGGCGGAGGCGGGGACGCGGGCGGGCCGTCTTCAGAACACCCTGGGCAAGAACTTCGCGGGTGCTTGGGTGCAGGGCACGACCTCCGCCCGCCTGGTGGTGGCGACCACGAAGGCCACGGATGTTGCTGCGATCAAGGCGGAAGGGGCGCAGGCCAAGGTCGTCAAGCATGGTCTGCAGGACCTGGAGGCGCTCACGGCGAAGCTGGATGCCGCCGCCGTGACGGGTGGCGGCCTCGATACGCCGGTGCGGTACGTCGATGTGCGGGCCAACAAGGCGACGGTGCAGGCGACGAGCAGCACTGCAGCCGACAAGCTGATCGCGGCGGCCGGGGTCGACCGACGGCTCCTGGATGTCAGGGTGTCGGCCGACCGCCCGCGGGCGCTGCACGACGTGCGAGGGGGCGACGCGTACTACATCGACGAGAAGGCCCGCTGTTCGGTGGGGTTCTCGGTGACCAAGGGCGCCAAGCAGGGCTTCGCCAGCGCCGGGCACTGCGGCAAGCCGGGCGCCAAGACCACCGGCTTCAACAAGGTCGCCCAGGGCGCCTTCGAGGCGTCGGTCTTTCCGGTCAAGGACATGTCCTGGGTCGGCGTGAACGACCAGTGGACCGCCACACCTCGGGTGAAGAGCGAAGGGACGGCGGACGTTCAGGTCGCCGGTTCGGTGCAGGCACTGGTGGGCGCGGCGATCTGCCGGTCGGGGTCGACCACCGGCTGGCACTGCGGGACCATCGAGCAGCACGGCACCAGCGTGAGTTACGCCGAGGGGGTCATCAAGGGGGTCACCCGGACCACGGTGTGTGCGGAGCCGGGCGATTCGGGCGGCTCCTACCTCTCCGGCGCCCAGGCCCAGGGCATCACGTCCGGGGGCAGCGGCGACTGCAAGAGCGGCGGGGTCACCTTCCACCAGCCGCTGAACCCGCTGCTCAACGAGTTCGGGCTCACCTTGAAGGCCGCCCCCACCCAGCGTGACACCAACCCTCAGGACGCCTCGGGCAGTTGGGGCACGGGCAAGGTCTACCAGACCGGGGCACGAGTGACGTACGACGGTGTCAGTTACGTGTGCCTGCAGCCCCACCAGTCACAGGGCGTATGGCAGCCCGCCCGCACGCCGGCCCTGTGGCAGCGCATCTGA
- the gdhA gene encoding NADP-specific glutamate dehydrogenase yields the protein MTTRSETKTTLAQLLTEIEHRNPAQPEFLQAVHEVLETLAPVIAARPEYAEPGLIERLCEPERQVLFRVPWQDDRGRVHVNRGFRVEFNSALGPYKGGLRFHPSVNLGVIKFLGFEQIFKNALTGLGIGGGKGGSDFKPQGRSDAEVMRFCQSFMTELYRHIGEHTDVPAGDIGVGGREIGYLFGQYRRITNRWEAGVLTGKGQGWGGSLIRPEATGYGNVLFAAAMLRRRGEDLEGRTAVVSGSGNVAIYTIEKLAALGANAVTCSDSSGYVVDEKGIDLDLLKQVKEVERGRVDTYAERRGASARFVPGGRVWEVPADLALPSATQNELDGDDAGALIRNGVKVVSEGANMPTTPEAVRLFQQAGVAFGPGKAANAGGVAVSALEMAQNHARTSWSAARVEEELTHIMNDIHATCDETAERYGAPGDYVTGANIAGFERVADAMLAQGVI from the coding sequence TTGACCACGCGATCCGAGACGAAGACCACGCTCGCGCAGCTGCTCACCGAGATCGAGCACCGCAACCCCGCCCAGCCGGAGTTCCTCCAGGCCGTTCACGAGGTTCTGGAGACACTGGCGCCGGTCATAGCGGCCCGCCCCGAGTACGCCGAGCCCGGGCTGATCGAGCGACTGTGCGAGCCGGAGCGGCAGGTCCTCTTCCGGGTTCCGTGGCAGGACGACCGGGGGCGCGTCCACGTCAACCGCGGTTTCCGCGTGGAGTTCAACAGCGCGCTCGGCCCGTACAAGGGCGGTCTGCGTTTCCACCCGTCGGTGAACCTCGGCGTCATCAAGTTCCTGGGCTTCGAGCAGATCTTCAAGAACGCGCTGACCGGCCTCGGCATCGGCGGCGGCAAGGGCGGCAGCGACTTCAAGCCCCAGGGCCGCAGCGACGCGGAGGTCATGCGCTTTTGCCAGTCGTTCATGACGGAGCTGTACCGGCACATCGGCGAGCACACGGACGTGCCCGCGGGTGACATCGGCGTCGGCGGCCGGGAGATCGGCTACCTGTTCGGCCAGTACCGGCGGATCACCAACCGCTGGGAGGCCGGCGTCCTCACCGGCAAGGGCCAGGGCTGGGGCGGCTCGCTGATCCGTCCGGAGGCCACCGGATACGGCAACGTCCTGTTCGCGGCGGCGATGCTGCGTCGGCGCGGTGAGGACCTTGAAGGCCGCACTGCGGTCGTATCCGGGTCGGGCAACGTCGCCATCTACACCATCGAGAAGCTGGCCGCGCTCGGCGCCAATGCCGTGACCTGCTCGGATTCGTCCGGCTACGTGGTCGACGAGAAGGGCATCGACCTCGACCTCCTCAAGCAGGTCAAGGAGGTCGAACGCGGACGGGTCGACACGTACGCCGAACGCCGGGGCGCCTCGGCCCGCTTCGTGCCGGGCGGGCGGGTCTGGGAGGTACCGGCCGACCTCGCGCTGCCGTCGGCCACCCAGAACGAGCTGGACGGCGACGACGCGGGCGCGCTGATCCGCAACGGCGTGAAGGTGGTCTCGGAGGGCGCCAACATGCCGACCACTCCGGAGGCGGTACGCCTCTTCCAGCAGGCGGGTGTCGCGTTCGGGCCGGGCAAGGCGGCCAACGCGGGCGGCGTCGCGGTCAGCGCCCTGGAGATGGCCCAGAACCACGCCCGTACGTCGTGGTCGGCGGCGCGCGTCGAGGAAGAGCTGACGCACATCATGAACGACATCCACGCCACCTGCGACGAGACCGCCGAGCGCTACGGCGCCCCGGGCGACTACGTGACGGGCGCGAACATCGCGGGCTTCGAGCGGGTGGCGGACGCGATGCTGGCCCAGGGCGTCATCTGA
- a CDS encoding PP2C family protein-serine/threonine phosphatase — protein MFRTQAADGGDELLARLGALTARARELARMQRSRVELAVALQRGMLPHDLPQVAGVRLAVGYMPANRGLNVGGDWYDAFTMPDGRVGLSIGDVQGHNIQAAAFMGQVRVGLRALASVTGDPGELLARTNDLLVSLGADLFATCTFLRLDPATGVLECARAGHIPHIWATADGRSGVDEGECGPPLGVLEGAEYPVVCHRLTTDGVVVLLTDGVVEGPSLSLDEGLRRVRRLAEITTAASLGIDELARGVMRLADTVGHEDDAAVLVVGHEGAALE, from the coding sequence ATGTTCCGTACGCAGGCGGCCGACGGCGGCGATGAGCTGCTTGCCCGGCTGGGGGCGCTGACCGCCCGGGCCCGGGAGCTGGCACGGATGCAGCGTTCCCGGGTGGAGCTGGCGGTGGCTCTGCAGCGCGGCATGCTGCCGCATGACCTTCCCCAGGTCGCGGGCGTGAGGCTGGCGGTGGGTTACATGCCAGCCAATCGCGGGCTGAACGTCGGTGGGGACTGGTACGACGCTTTCACGATGCCCGATGGCCGTGTGGGCCTGTCCATCGGGGATGTACAGGGGCACAACATCCAGGCGGCCGCGTTCATGGGACAGGTGCGGGTCGGTCTGCGGGCGCTGGCGTCGGTCACCGGTGATCCCGGGGAGCTGCTCGCACGTACCAACGACCTCCTGGTGTCGCTGGGCGCGGACCTCTTCGCGACGTGCACGTTCCTGCGGCTCGATCCGGCCACCGGAGTCCTGGAGTGCGCCAGGGCCGGCCACATTCCCCACATCTGGGCCACGGCGGATGGCCGCTCCGGTGTCGACGAGGGAGAGTGCGGTCCCCCGCTGGGGGTGCTCGAGGGCGCCGAGTACCCGGTCGTGTGCCACCGGCTCACCACGGACGGGGTTGTGGTGCTGCTGACCGACGGGGTGGTGGAGGGGCCGTCGCTGAGCCTGGACGAAGGCCTGCGGCGGGTGAGGCGGCTTGCGGAGATCACCACCGCCGCGAGTCTGGGCATCGACGAGCTGGCGCGCGGTGTGATGCGGCTGGCGGACACGGTGGGGCACGAGGACGACGCCGCTGTCCTGGTCGTGGGCCATGAGGGCGCGGCCTTGGAGTAG
- a CDS encoding MASE1 domain-containing protein, with amino-acid sequence MAAVWAKRRFRVSVEGALKTLAVAACYYVAGRLGLLGRLTVEGVVVTPIWPPTGVAVAALLVYGARVWPGIAVGSLAVISSLTTPELTTVVTIAGNTIAPLCAYLMLRRAGFRVAISRLRDGLALVFLGGLGAMLISATAGVGLQVLTGALDTGEFWSVWLAWWVGDAMGVLLVTPLLLVLAGAVGPLRTRRWKEMLFLGLAALIVVPVAVIGELSLLFLVFPLLIWVALRFQLAGSMLCALFASVLTTFEANRQQGAFFDLSAVEIMTKLQAFNGATALTALLLSAMVAEQRATRRSVQSACRELAEVLDHLAAGETPPEPSPGLHRSATTTPDRHRER; translated from the coding sequence ATGGCTGCTGTGTGGGCGAAGCGGCGGTTCCGGGTGTCTGTGGAGGGTGCCCTCAAGACACTGGCCGTGGCCGCCTGCTACTACGTGGCCGGACGGCTGGGACTACTGGGCCGGCTGACTGTCGAGGGAGTGGTCGTCACACCCATCTGGCCGCCCACCGGCGTCGCCGTCGCCGCGCTGCTGGTCTACGGCGCCCGGGTCTGGCCCGGGATCGCGGTGGGTTCCCTGGCCGTGATCTCCTCTCTGACCACCCCGGAGCTGACCACCGTGGTCACCATCGCGGGCAACACCATCGCCCCGCTCTGTGCGTATCTGATGCTGCGCCGGGCCGGCTTCAGGGTGGCGATCTCACGGTTGCGGGATGGTCTGGCCCTGGTCTTCCTGGGCGGACTCGGCGCCATGCTGATCAGTGCCACGGCGGGGGTCGGGCTGCAAGTGCTGACCGGTGCACTGGACACGGGGGAGTTCTGGTCGGTGTGGCTGGCCTGGTGGGTGGGCGATGCGATGGGCGTTCTGCTCGTCACGCCGCTCCTGCTCGTGCTTGCGGGAGCCGTCGGGCCGCTGCGGACCAGACGCTGGAAGGAGATGCTGTTCCTGGGGTTGGCGGCGCTGATCGTCGTTCCGGTGGCCGTGATCGGCGAATTGAGCCTGCTGTTCCTCGTCTTCCCGCTGCTGATCTGGGTGGCGTTGCGCTTCCAGTTGGCCGGGAGCATGTTGTGCGCGCTTTTCGCGTCCGTGCTGACCACTTTCGAGGCGAACAGGCAGCAGGGTGCCTTCTTCGATCTGTCAGCCGTGGAGATCATGACCAAACTGCAGGCGTTCAACGGCGCCACGGCGTTGACGGCGCTGCTGCTGTCCGCCATGGTCGCAGAACAGCGCGCGACCCGGCGATCGGTACAGAGCGCGTGCCGGGAACTCGCGGAGGTACTGGACCACCTCGCCGCCGGCGAAACCCCGCCTGAACCATCCCCGGGCCTCCACCGCAGCGCCACGACGACGCCGGACCGCCACCGAGAGCGGTAG
- a CDS encoding PP2C family protein-serine/threonine phosphatase — MESRDLELGELLAAAESAPPGESVGVVAHDLRKRFGAERVSFLFVDLMGQRLLRLSVHDEGGTADAAEQIDLQGSVYDAILRSQRQHVEPDGQGGCRVISPVTNRGDCIGVLEITLQYADDAVLEQISAAAHALAYIIVTDRRFTDLYHTGRRTTRTSLAAEIQHQLLPSSSCCEAPQFTLAAGLVPADDIGGDTYDYTLDRDTLHLSITDAMGHDTDSALLATLVMGALRGARRTGCDALHQARRAHEALLAHGRGLATGQLFCVRLETGTCELVNAGHPWPLRLREGAAEAEEVELTVNLPFGVASPTSYRLQELQLHAGDRLVLLTDGMLDRGAAAVDLASLVRDTRAMHPREAVRTLTTAVLDACRGNLKDDATVLLLDWHGTTGPR; from the coding sequence ATGGAAAGCAGAGATCTTGAACTGGGTGAGCTTCTAGCCGCCGCGGAATCCGCGCCGCCCGGAGAGTCCGTCGGCGTCGTCGCACACGACTTGCGCAAGCGCTTCGGGGCGGAGCGCGTGTCGTTCCTGTTCGTCGATCTCATGGGGCAGCGACTTCTGCGCCTGAGCGTGCACGACGAGGGAGGGACCGCGGACGCCGCGGAACAAATCGATTTGCAGGGCAGCGTCTACGACGCGATTCTGCGCAGCCAGCGCCAGCATGTCGAACCGGACGGGCAGGGCGGATGTCGCGTGATCTCGCCGGTGACCAATCGCGGCGACTGCATCGGCGTGCTGGAGATAACGCTGCAGTACGCCGATGACGCCGTGCTCGAACAGATCAGCGCCGCAGCTCACGCACTGGCCTACATCATCGTCACGGACCGTCGTTTCACCGACCTTTACCACACGGGCCGGCGCACCACCCGGACCAGCCTCGCTGCCGAAATCCAGCACCAGCTACTCCCTTCGTCATCCTGTTGCGAGGCCCCCCAGTTCACCCTCGCCGCGGGGCTGGTCCCGGCCGACGACATCGGTGGCGACACCTACGACTACACGCTCGACCGGGACACGCTGCACCTGTCCATCACCGACGCCATGGGCCACGACACCGACTCCGCTCTGCTGGCCACGCTGGTCATGGGTGCGTTGCGCGGCGCCCGCCGCACGGGGTGCGACGCACTGCACCAAGCCCGTCGTGCGCACGAGGCCCTGCTGGCCCACGGACGCGGCCTGGCCACGGGACAACTGTTCTGCGTACGTCTCGAGACGGGCACCTGCGAACTGGTCAACGCAGGGCATCCCTGGCCTCTGCGCCTACGGGAGGGCGCTGCCGAAGCCGAGGAGGTCGAGCTCACCGTCAACTTGCCGTTCGGCGTCGCGTCGCCCACCTCGTACCGGCTCCAGGAACTCCAACTGCACGCCGGCGACCGCCTGGTCCTGCTCACCGACGGCATGCTGGACCGCGGTGCCGCGGCTGTCGACTTGGCCTCTCTCGTACGCGACACCCGCGCCATGCATCCCAGGGAGGCGGTTCGCACTCTGACGACAGCGGTACTGGACGCCTGCCGGGGCAACCTCAAGGACGACGCCACGGTCCTCCTCCTGGACTGGCACGGCACCACGGGCCCGCGATGA
- a CDS encoding ATP-binding protein, whose amino-acid sequence MDRATLDKQPEAVALARDFTRNFLGGIHPAVDPEDAASVELTVSELVTNVVRHARGTTCSLRLLAQPDGIAVEVADADPRPPRERAPDLTAGTGGFGWPIVQQLAKAVTVSAGAGGKTIRAILPR is encoded by the coding sequence ATGGACAGGGCAACTCTCGACAAACAGCCGGAGGCCGTTGCTCTGGCTCGCGATTTCACCCGTAACTTCCTGGGCGGGATCCACCCGGCCGTGGATCCCGAAGACGCCGCGAGCGTGGAGCTCACGGTGTCAGAACTCGTCACCAATGTCGTGCGTCACGCACGCGGGACCACGTGCTCCCTGCGGCTGCTGGCCCAGCCGGACGGCATCGCGGTCGAGGTGGCCGACGCCGACCCCCGGCCGCCGCGTGAGCGGGCGCCCGACCTCACCGCCGGCACCGGCGGCTTCGGCTGGCCCATAGTGCAGCAACTGGCCAAGGCGGTCACTGTCTCCGCGGGGGCCGGCGGCAAGACCATCCGGGCGATTCTGCCGCGGTAA
- a CDS encoding metallophosphoesterase produces the protein MRLLLTSDTHVPTRAKALPDALLAGIDEADVVIHAGDWIDEATLDLFESRSRRLIGVFGNNDGPPLRRRIPEVARAELNGVRFGVVHETGAATGRERRCAQRFPDLDVLVFGHSHIPWDSEAPGGLRLLNPGSPTDRRRQPYCTFLTLTVLDGALHDVTLHQLPPRG, from the coding sequence ATGCGGCTGCTGCTGACCTCTGACACGCACGTGCCGACGCGGGCGAAGGCCCTGCCCGACGCGCTCTTGGCGGGCATCGACGAGGCCGACGTGGTGATTCACGCCGGGGACTGGATCGATGAGGCGACGCTCGACCTGTTCGAGTCCAGGTCCCGTCGGCTGATCGGCGTGTTCGGCAACAACGACGGTCCCCCGCTGCGTCGACGTATCCCGGAAGTAGCCCGCGCGGAGTTGAACGGCGTGCGCTTCGGTGTCGTGCACGAGACCGGCGCGGCCACCGGACGAGAGCGCCGGTGCGCCCAACGCTTCCCGGACCTGGACGTGCTCGTCTTCGGCCACAGCCACATTCCCTGGGATTCCGAGGCGCCCGGAGGCCTCCGACTGCTCAACCCCGGTTCACCCACCGACCGCAGACGCCAGCCGTACTGCACGTTCCTCACCCTGACCGTCCTCGACGGCGCGCTGCACGACGTGACGCTGCATCAGCTGCCGCCGAGAGGTTGA
- a CDS encoding UbiA family prenyltransferase — MGTPEQSAAGAAASWGSRLGGLAGSCHPGPVVAVTVLITALAVTAGQGSARSVLTAAAVLTGQLSVGWCNDAFDARRDIAAGRRGKPIVDGTVRAREVWVAAYAGLALCVPLSLVCGWWAGVVHLVGVAAAWAYNLRLKATAWSWAPYALGFAALPAFVTLGLPGQPWPAWWVVAAGALLGVGAHLGDVLPDIRRDLATGVRGWPHRLGPDRARLLLPVPLVMASAVLALGPTGPPGAWGLTALGLTGLIAVAGTLLGRVWEQAAFAAAVAVALADVALLLLRGVAIAGPAAP, encoded by the coding sequence GTGGGAACTCCCGAACAGTCGGCGGCCGGCGCGGCCGCGAGCTGGGGCAGCCGGCTGGGTGGCCTTGCCGGATCGTGCCACCCGGGTCCTGTCGTAGCGGTCACCGTCTTGATCACCGCCTTGGCCGTGACCGCCGGGCAGGGCTCCGCGCGTTCGGTCCTCACCGCCGCCGCCGTCCTGACCGGACAGCTGTCCGTCGGCTGGTGCAACGACGCCTTCGACGCGAGACGGGACATCGCCGCAGGCCGACGCGGCAAACCCATCGTCGACGGCACGGTCCGCGCGAGAGAGGTGTGGGTGGCCGCGTATGCCGGACTGGCGTTGTGCGTTCCGCTCTCCCTGGTCTGCGGATGGTGGGCGGGCGTCGTTCACCTGGTCGGAGTCGCTGCCGCGTGGGCGTACAACCTGCGCCTCAAGGCGACAGCGTGGTCGTGGGCGCCGTACGCGCTGGGCTTCGCCGCGCTCCCGGCGTTCGTGACGCTGGGACTGCCGGGGCAACCGTGGCCTGCTTGGTGGGTCGTCGCCGCGGGGGCCCTACTGGGTGTCGGAGCCCATCTGGGAGACGTGCTGCCGGACATCCGCCGCGATCTGGCGACGGGCGTACGGGGATGGCCGCATCGGCTGGGCCCGGACCGTGCGCGTCTGTTGCTGCCTGTTCCGCTGGTGATGGCATCCGCGGTTCTGGCGCTTGGGCCCACGGGTCCCCCCGGCGCGTGGGGATTGACGGCACTCGGGCTGACAGGGCTGATCGCGGTAGCGGGGACCTTGCTCGGACGCGTCTGGGAGCAGGCCGCGTTCGCGGCAGCCGTGGCCGTGGCGCTGGCGGACGTGGCGTTGCTGCTGCTGCGCGGCGTCGCGATCGCCGGTCCGGCAGCACCTTGA
- a CDS encoding 3-oxoacyl-[acyl-carrier-protein] synthase III C-terminal domain-containing protein — MTRIVAVRGALAPHRHTQSEITDIVARTCLPEGADRRVLDRLHRSTQVRSRHMTLPLQQYGQLDGFGAANDVFVDRAPGLGAKVVRDALHTAGLNAADVDLLIYTSVTGIATPSIDARLVGRLGLRPDVKRLPLFGLGCAGGAAGLARMHDYLLGRPDDVAVLLSVELCSLTFQRDDASLANLVATGLFGDGAAALVACGVERRGETAGPTIVDTRSRLYPDTGRVMGWDIKDSGFQVVLDPMVPDVVRRHLADDVERFLGDHGLKPKDVAAWVCHPGGPKVLHAVTEALDLPEEALDVTWRHLADVGNLSSASVLHVLRDTLAERRPPPGAPGVLLAMGPGFACELVLLRW, encoded by the coding sequence ATGACGCGGATCGTCGCCGTTCGCGGTGCCCTTGCACCGCATCGTCACACTCAGTCCGAGATCACCGACATAGTGGCCCGCACCTGCCTGCCCGAGGGCGCTGACCGGCGGGTACTCGACCGGCTGCATCGCAGTACGCAGGTCCGCTCGCGGCACATGACGCTTCCTCTCCAGCAGTACGGGCAGCTCGACGGATTCGGTGCCGCCAACGACGTCTTCGTGGACCGCGCACCGGGCCTGGGTGCCAAGGTCGTCCGGGACGCGCTCCACACGGCGGGCCTGAACGCAGCTGACGTGGACCTGCTGATCTATACCTCGGTCACCGGCATCGCCACCCCCTCGATCGACGCACGGCTGGTCGGCCGACTCGGGCTGCGGCCGGACGTCAAGAGACTTCCCTTGTTCGGCCTCGGCTGTGCCGGCGGCGCCGCCGGCTTGGCCCGGATGCACGACTACCTGCTGGGCCGGCCCGACGACGTGGCGGTTCTGTTGTCGGTCGAGTTGTGCTCGCTGACCTTCCAGCGTGACGACGCTTCCCTGGCCAACCTGGTCGCCACCGGGCTGTTCGGTGACGGTGCCGCCGCATTGGTCGCGTGCGGCGTGGAGCGCCGGGGGGAAACCGCCGGCCCGACGATCGTGGACACTCGTAGCCGCCTGTATCCGGACACCGGGCGTGTCATGGGCTGGGACATCAAGGACTCCGGCTTTCAGGTCGTTCTCGACCCGATGGTCCCCGACGTGGTGCGCCGTCACCTCGCCGACGACGTCGAGAGATTCCTCGGGGACCACGGCCTGAAGCCGAAGGACGTGGCTGCCTGGGTGTGTCATCCCGGCGGGCCCAAGGTCCTGCACGCGGTCACCGAGGCGCTTGATCTGCCGGAGGAGGCACTCGATGTGACCTGGCGTCACCTGGCCGACGTGGGCAACCTGTCCTCGGCGTCGGTGCTCCACGTACTGCGCGACACATTGGCCGAACGCCGCCCGCCACCGGGTGCGCCGGGCGTTCTCCTGGCGATGGGACCGGGCTTCGCGTGTGAACTGGTCCTGCTGCGCTGGTAG
- a CDS encoding isoprenylcysteine carboxylmethyltransferase family protein encodes MMWYGLLVAAVAAERVAELVVARRNERWSMARGATVAGEGHYPVMVALHTGLLVACFAEAWLADRPFVPALAWAMVFVLALSQALRWWCVHALGPRWNTRVIVVPGLPLVTRGPYRLRWLRHPNYVAVVAEGVALPLVHTAWVTAAVFTVLNAALLAVRIRCENRALAVMTTPSTSVPA; translated from the coding sequence ATGATGTGGTACGGACTGCTGGTGGCCGCCGTCGCTGCCGAGCGCGTCGCCGAACTCGTCGTGGCGCGCCGGAACGAGCGGTGGAGCATGGCTCGTGGCGCGACGGTGGCCGGGGAGGGGCACTATCCGGTGATGGTCGCCCTCCACACCGGCCTGTTGGTCGCCTGCTTCGCCGAGGCGTGGCTCGCGGACCGGCCTTTCGTGCCCGCCCTGGCCTGGGCGATGGTGTTCGTGCTTGCGCTTTCGCAGGCGCTGCGGTGGTGGTGCGTCCACGCCCTGGGCCCACGCTGGAACACCCGGGTGATCGTCGTTCCCGGGCTGCCGTTGGTGACGCGTGGCCCGTATCGCTTGAGGTGGCTGCGCCATCCCAACTATGTGGCCGTTGTCGCCGAGGGCGTCGCTCTGCCTTTGGTGCACACGGCCTGGGTCACGGCCGCCGTGTTCACGGTTCTCAACGCCGCCCTCCTCGCGGTGCGCATTCGCTGCGAGAACCGTGCGCTGGCCGTGATGACCACACCGTCCACGTCTGTTCCGGCGTGA